From Natronorubrum halophilum, a single genomic window includes:
- a CDS encoding fumarylacetoacetate hydrolase family protein, whose product MQFVRYNGGSDPTWGIKTDGEIHALADLPVGTPSYQDLTNQRYLDQLRDAVQNGTCSRVNPDDVNLLAPVPCPSKIVCAGLNYRDHAEEQDEPIPEEPLLFSKAPTTVTNPNSPIVHPEGEQVDYEVELAAVIGRTAKNIDEDEVSDHIAGYTVLNDVSGRDAQFSDGQFFRGKSYDTFSPMGPTLVAGDDYDPNTVDVALRVDGDTKQVSNTEQFIFDVPELVSYISQNMTLRPGDVISTGTPGGVGIFRDPVDLLEPGQVCEAEIEGIGTLTNPVVGE is encoded by the coding sequence ATGCAATTCGTTCGATACAATGGCGGTTCCGACCCCACCTGGGGAATCAAAACCGACGGAGAAATTCACGCGCTGGCCGACCTTCCGGTTGGGACGCCGTCCTACCAGGACCTCACGAACCAACGGTACCTTGACCAGTTACGGGATGCCGTCCAGAACGGGACGTGCTCACGGGTCAACCCCGACGATGTGAACCTGCTGGCACCGGTCCCGTGTCCATCGAAGATCGTCTGTGCCGGGCTCAACTATCGCGATCACGCCGAAGAACAAGACGAACCGATTCCCGAAGAACCGCTCCTGTTCTCGAAAGCCCCGACAACGGTCACGAACCCGAACAGTCCGATCGTCCATCCCGAGGGCGAACAGGTCGACTACGAAGTCGAGCTCGCCGCGGTCATCGGCCGGACGGCGAAGAACATCGATGAAGACGAGGTCTCGGATCACATTGCCGGATACACGGTCCTCAACGACGTGAGCGGACGGGACGCGCAGTTCTCCGACGGCCAGTTCTTCCGGGGAAAAAGCTACGACACCTTCTCCCCGATGGGTCCGACGCTAGTCGCCGGCGACGACTACGACCCCAACACCGTCGACGTAGCGTTACGCGTCGACGGAGACACGAAACAGGTCTCGAATACGGAGCAGTTTATCTTCGACGTGCCCGAACTGGTATCGTACATCAGCCAGAATATGACCCTTCGACCGGGAGACGTCATCTCCACGGGGACGCCGGGCGGTGTCGGAATCTTCCGCGACCCCGTTGACCTGCTCGAGCCGGGACAGGTCTGCGAGGCGGAGATCGAGGGAATCGGCACGCTCACGAACCCCGTAGTCGGCGAGTGA
- a CDS encoding Gfo/Idh/MocA family protein has product MQEIGIIMNGVTGRMGTNQHLIRSIMAIREEGGVELPSGERVLPDPLLVGRNERKLRELSEEHGVERWAADPDLETCLDGDDEIYFDSQITPRRPEALLKAIEAGKDVYCEKPLAGDLDTALEVAREAKRSDSKHGIVQDKLWLPGLMKLQRLIDQDFFGDILSVQIDFGYWVFTGHTQPAQRPSWNYRAEDGGGIIDDMFSHWNYVLENIFGQVESVRCLEKTHVPTRVDENGEEYEATADDAAYAIMELEDDIVAQLNSSWTVRVNRDDLLEIQVDGTEGTAVAGLRDCKTQHHSNTPKPEWNPDTPKEHDFYDDWVTVPNNQEFENAFKVQWEKYIRHVVADEPFPWDFAAGARGVQLTAASYQSSEEERRVAIDELEI; this is encoded by the coding sequence ATGCAAGAAATTGGCATAATAATGAACGGAGTGACCGGCCGAATGGGTACGAACCAACATCTCATTCGATCTATCATGGCGATTCGCGAGGAAGGCGGTGTCGAATTGCCGAGCGGGGAACGGGTGCTGCCGGACCCGCTGCTTGTCGGACGGAACGAACGCAAGCTTCGAGAACTGAGCGAAGAACACGGCGTTGAACGTTGGGCCGCCGACCCCGACCTGGAGACGTGTCTCGACGGGGACGATGAGATCTATTTCGACTCACAGATCACCCCGCGGCGTCCGGAGGCGCTCCTGAAAGCCATCGAGGCCGGAAAGGATGTGTACTGCGAAAAGCCGCTGGCAGGTGACCTCGATACCGCACTGGAGGTCGCCCGCGAAGCGAAACGAAGCGACAGCAAGCACGGTATCGTACAGGACAAGCTCTGGCTTCCCGGCCTGATGAAACTCCAGCGGCTGATCGATCAGGACTTCTTCGGCGACATCCTTTCGGTGCAGATCGATTTCGGCTACTGGGTGTTCACCGGTCACACTCAGCCGGCCCAGCGACCCTCCTGGAACTACCGCGCGGAGGACGGCGGCGGGATCATCGACGACATGTTCTCCCACTGGAACTACGTCCTCGAGAACATCTTCGGACAGGTCGAATCCGTGCGCTGCCTCGAGAAGACTCACGTGCCCACTCGCGTCGACGAGAACGGCGAAGAGTACGAGGCGACGGCTGACGACGCCGCCTACGCCATCATGGAACTCGAGGACGACATCGTCGCGCAACTCAACTCCTCGTGGACGGTCCGCGTCAACCGGGACGACCTGCTCGAGATTCAAGTCGACGGGACGGAGGGCACTGCCGTCGCCGGCCTGCGCGATTGCAAGACCCAGCACCACTCGAACACCCCCAAACCGGAGTGGAACCCGGACACGCCGAAAGAACACGACTTCTACGACGACTGGGTGACGGTTCCGAACAACCAGGAGTTCGAAAACGCGTTCAAGGTACAGTGGGAGAAGTACATCCGCCACGTGGTCGCGGACGAACCGTTCCCGTGGGACTTCGCCGCCGGGGCAAGAGGGGTCCAGCTGACCGCAGCAAGCTACCAGTCCTCCGAAGAGGAGCGCCGAGTCGCTATCGACGAACTCGAAATCTGA
- a CDS encoding VOC family protein, producing MMTHQHTAIRASDIEGSVAFYEELVDFEVVRSFETDDGTRNVFIGHSDPTVDDDAAIQLVESDEPVETGDFEHIALAVEDVDATVDRLDDSLITGDPETLEDLGVRVAFIEDPEGWGIELIEYVE from the coding sequence ATGATGACACACCAGCACACGGCGATTCGCGCATCCGACATCGAGGGAAGCGTTGCGTTCTACGAAGAACTGGTCGATTTTGAGGTCGTCCGCTCGTTCGAAACGGATGACGGGACGCGGAACGTCTTCATCGGACATTCCGATCCGACGGTGGACGACGATGCCGCTATTCAACTCGTCGAATCCGACGAGCCAGTCGAAACCGGCGATTTCGAACATATTGCTCTGGCCGTCGAGGACGTCGACGCGACCGTCGACCGACTCGATGACAGCCTGATTACCGGCGATCCGGAGACGCTCGAGGATCTCGGCGTTCGCGTGGCGTTTATCGAGGATCCGGAAGGATGGGGCATCGAACTCATCGAATACGTGGAATGA
- a CDS encoding nickel pincer cofactor-dependent isomerase, group 22 has product MDSNPSRSSLAVPEESVREACGETPLPELGLIEQVWETDPIPRERIAERAAEAFGSLPLENVPDGGEIALGVGSRGIANLETIVSGVVDEATDRGYEPFVFPAMGSHGGASAEGQREMLADLGVSESTVGCEIRSSMEVIEVGRTAERDVPVVADANAVGADAIVPINRVKPHTDFDGTVESGLSKMLVIGVGKQRGAKIAHDWAVDWSLRHMIPEITEQLLAELPVVGGVAILEDQRDDTTLLEGVPPEGFLDREEELLETAYDIMPTIPFRELDILVLDRQGKDISGQGMDTNVIGRRPFAIQEPEPDLPDIKRIYTRGLTETTHGNAMGMGSADFVHADLLEEIDMPTTLINALTASTTRGVRLPPAVETDRAGLIAALSTIGIVDPETVRVVRAPDTMHLQRLYASAALVEEARDRDDLRVVEEPSPIAFESGDFASPSPHETVRDATDND; this is encoded by the coding sequence ATGGATTCGAACCCATCTAGGAGTTCACTTGCGGTCCCGGAAGAGTCGGTTCGCGAGGCATGTGGCGAAACCCCGCTGCCGGAACTGGGACTCATCGAACAGGTGTGGGAGACAGACCCGATTCCGCGGGAACGTATCGCCGAACGCGCGGCGGAAGCCTTCGGCTCGCTGCCGCTCGAGAACGTTCCCGACGGCGGCGAAATCGCACTCGGCGTCGGGAGCCGCGGGATCGCGAACCTCGAGACTATCGTTTCCGGGGTCGTTGACGAAGCCACAGATCGCGGATACGAGCCGTTCGTGTTCCCGGCGATGGGCAGTCACGGCGGGGCCTCCGCCGAGGGCCAACGCGAGATGTTGGCCGACCTCGGCGTGTCGGAGTCGACCGTCGGGTGCGAGATCCGATCCAGCATGGAGGTCATCGAAGTCGGACGGACGGCTGAACGCGACGTCCCGGTCGTTGCGGATGCCAACGCCGTTGGGGCCGACGCCATCGTCCCGATAAACCGCGTAAAGCCCCACACCGACTTCGACGGCACGGTCGAGAGCGGTCTCTCGAAGATGCTCGTCATCGGTGTAGGCAAGCAACGCGGGGCCAAGATCGCTCACGACTGGGCGGTCGACTGGTCACTCCGCCACATGATCCCCGAGATCACCGAACAGTTACTCGCCGAACTTCCCGTCGTCGGCGGGGTTGCGATCCTCGAGGATCAGCGTGACGACACCACCCTCCTCGAAGGGGTCCCTCCGGAAGGCTTCCTTGACCGCGAGGAGGAACTCCTCGAAACCGCTTACGACATCATGCCGACGATCCCGTTCCGAGAACTCGATATCCTGGTCCTCGATCGCCAGGGGAAGGACATCAGCGGTCAGGGGATGGACACGAACGTTATCGGCCGCCGGCCGTTTGCGATCCAGGAACCGGAACCGGATCTGCCCGATATCAAACGGATCTACACGCGCGGGCTCACCGAGACGACACACGGCAACGCGATGGGAATGGGTTCGGCTGACTTCGTCCATGCGGATCTGCTCGAGGAAATCGACATGCCGACTACGCTCATCAACGCGCTGACGGCCAGTACGACCAGGGGAGTTCGTCTTCCTCCGGCCGTCGAAACCGATCGCGCCGGCCTCATCGCGGCGCTATCGACGATCGGAATCGTCGACCCGGAGACGGTTCGCGTCGTCCGCGCTCCCGACACGATGCACCTCCAACGACTCTACGCCTCGGCGGCACTCGTCGAGGAAGCGCGTGACCGTGACGATCTCCGCGTCGTCGAGGAACCCTCTCCAATCGCCTTCGAATCGGGCGATTTTGCGTCACCCTCACCTCACGAGACTGTTCGCGACGCCACAGATAACGACTGA